GGTGAAATTCGCACGATGGTACTTGTTTGAGTGCGGCGGCGTGAAAGATATAATCCACGCCACGAGTAGCATTTATAACGCTTTGGTAATCGCGAACATCGCCAATATAAAATTTAAGCTTTGAGCTTGCGTAATGCTTACGCATGTCATCCTGTTTTTTCTCATCCCGACTGAAAATACGAATTTCAGCGATATCAGTATCCAGAAAACGCTTAAGCACCGCATTACCAAAAGAGCCAGTGCCGCCAGTGATCAATAGTTTCTTACCGCTAAAAATAGTCAATTATGTATCTCCATAAAATCTAAAATTTTTCGTCCGACGGCAAAGCTAGTCTTATTCTTTGAAATCCAAATCTTACCACACGCGGCCTTCCTGAACAAAAATTGTCGATCAGCTGCACAAAATTCCGTCAAAGCGGCGCAAATGCCGTCTGCAGAGGAGTCTTCGATAACATTCAAAAACTCAAAATACTCGTCGGGTATTCCGCCTAGTCGAGTGGTAAGAACAGGTATTCCACTGACCATGTACTCAAGCAGTTTAGAAGGAAAAGAATAGCGCGTGTATCGCTCCTGTGGATTTCGACTTAGAATCAAACAGGAAGCGCTGGATTGTATTTTTTCAACTTCTTGAGCACTCAAAAAACCCAGATATTTCACTGACGGATAGCGACCTGACACCTCCGAAAGATATGACTCTAACTCTCCACGACCACACAACCAGAGCTCATAGTCAACACCGGCCTTAATGAAACCTTCAACCAATTCGACGATCCCGTATGCCCTGCTCAATCCTCCGGCATAAAAAATGATATTCTTCTGCTCAACTACAGATATTTCCTCGGGCGCAGTAATCGTAGAATTAGCGATCCCCTCAAGAACCAAAAACGGTTTTTTCGACCATTTAGCACTGTCCGCAGCCATATACTTACTTGCTACAAAAACACCAGACGAGCGAAAAATGAGATTATCGATAATCTTAGAGTCTAACTTCTTCAAAACCCTCATAAGAAAGGACCGACCCATCCCCATATCCATATACACAGGAAGATCGGGAATATAAACAAAAAAAGGAATACCATATAGCTTGCGCACTACATAAGCAGCCACCAAGTTCGGTGTATGAGCCGCATAAACGCAAATCGCATCCACCCCGGATTTTCGCAGACGCAGCAAATTAAAAAGCGTACCTAGTAGTCGACTAACAATTTTTAATAATGGCAAATTAAGCAAGGGAATGACTTTGCACCTGCCGCCCGCCCCTAGTTCCGACGCCCCTGGAAAATACACCTTGCTATTACGCGGGTATGTCGATACTGCAATACTGGCGACGTTATTAACAACCCCCCCATCAAAGCGCAGAGCCTCAAGAAATCTACCTTCAAGTTTATATGCCGCAACCTGAGGAAATGGGTCTCCCTTGGAATACTGTTCGAAGTATTCATCACCTACGTAGAACCCCACCAAGACAATTTTTTTTCCCATTTCCGCCTTCTCAAAATCCGCTCGACGAATTAAACCTAATGACATATCTCAGAGAAACCCATCCTATCCCTCCCCAGCACTGAGAAGGCACAAGACCGTCTTTCACCTTTGTAATACTACGCCACCCAGATCTGCCTATCTCAACCGTTGAATGCGTATTTCAGACTTTATAAAAACCTGCCACTTCGGTCATAGTGTAGCCTTCATAAACT
This region of Pseudomonas mandelii genomic DNA includes:
- a CDS encoding glycosyltransferase; the protein is MSLGLIRRADFEKAEMGKKIVLVGFYVGDEYFEQYSKGDPFPQVAAYKLEGRFLEALRFDGGVVNNVASIAVSTYPRNSKVYFPGASELGAGGRCKVIPLLNLPLLKIVSRLLGTLFNLLRLRKSGVDAICVYAAHTPNLVAAYVVRKLYGIPFFVYIPDLPVYMDMGMGRSFLMRVLKKLDSKIIDNLIFRSSGVFVASKYMAADSAKWSKKPFLVLEGIANSTITAPEEISVVEQKNIIFYAGGLSRAYGIVELVEGFIKAGVDYELWLCGRGELESYLSEVSGRYPSVKYLGFLSAQEVEKIQSSASCLILSRNPQERYTRYSFPSKLLEYMVSGIPVLTTRLGGIPDEYFEFLNVIEDSSADGICAALTEFCAADRQFLFRKAACGKIWISKNKTSFAVGRKILDFMEIHN